In the genome of Chryseobacterium arthrosphaerae, one region contains:
- a CDS encoding pyridoxal phosphate-dependent aminotransferase, translated as MKVSKLAANLIGSEIVKIGNEVNDLKAKGAEIANLTIGDLNSNIYPIPALLKEEIQKAYQNNLTNYPPANGLLSLRKEVSRDLKNRWNLDYSPNDILITAGSRPLIYAVYKTIVDEGDKVVYPTPSWNNNHYAYLTSANAVEVKTKPETNFLPTAEDLKPHLDGAVLLALCSPLNPTGTMFTREQLSEICELVIAENKKRGADEKPLYLMYDQIYSNLTFGAEHVDPVSLFPEMKEYTVYIDGISKCLAATGVRVGWGFGPAHIIDKMKALLTHVGAWAPKPEQEATAKFYENPENVNVFVEDFKGKLEESLKILHGGIQDLKGKGLAVDSIEPMGALYLTIKLDYIGKTKPDGAVIENSSDLVFYLINEAGVALVPFSAFGEEKSEPWFRASVGGLATDEIKVMLPKLENALSSLK; from the coding sequence GTGAAAGTTTCAAAATTAGCAGCGAACCTGATCGGTTCTGAAATTGTAAAAATTGGTAACGAAGTAAATGATCTAAAAGCAAAGGGAGCAGAAATTGCCAATCTTACTATTGGTGACCTGAATTCTAATATCTATCCTATTCCGGCATTGCTGAAGGAGGAGATTCAGAAAGCCTATCAGAATAATCTGACGAACTACCCACCTGCGAACGGACTTTTATCTTTAAGAAAAGAAGTTTCCAGAGACTTAAAAAACAGATGGAACCTGGATTACTCTCCAAACGATATTTTGATCACAGCAGGATCAAGACCACTGATCTATGCAGTATACAAAACAATTGTAGATGAAGGCGATAAAGTGGTATATCCTACACCATCATGGAACAACAATCATTATGCTTACCTTACTTCAGCCAATGCAGTAGAAGTAAAGACAAAACCTGAAACCAACTTCCTTCCAACAGCAGAAGATTTAAAACCGCATCTGGATGGAGCCGTTTTATTAGCACTTTGCTCACCGCTGAACCCTACAGGAACAATGTTTACTAGAGAGCAGCTTTCAGAAATCTGTGAACTGGTAATTGCAGAAAACAAAAAGAGAGGTGCAGATGAAAAACCTTTGTACTTAATGTATGACCAGATCTATTCTAACCTTACTTTCGGTGCAGAACACGTAGATCCGGTTTCTCTTTTCCCTGAAATGAAAGAATATACGGTATATATTGACGGGATCTCAAAATGTCTTGCTGCTACAGGTGTACGTGTAGGATGGGGATTCGGGCCTGCTCATATCATTGATAAAATGAAAGCGCTTCTTACGCATGTGGGAGCATGGGCACCGAAACCGGAACAGGAAGCCACCGCAAAATTCTATGAAAACCCTGAAAATGTAAATGTTTTCGTAGAGGATTTCAAAGGAAAACTGGAGGAAAGTTTAAAAATTCTTCACGGAGGAATTCAGGATTTAAAAGGAAAAGGATTAGCTGTTGACAGTATTGAGCCAATGGGAGCTCTTTATCTTACCATCAAATTAGACTATATCGGGAAAACAAAACCTGACGGAGCAGTTATTGAAAACTCTTCAGATCTGGTATTTTATCTGATCAATGAGGCAGGAGTGGCTCTGGTACCATTCTCAGCGTTCGGAGAAGAAAAATCTGAACCTTGGTTCCGTGCTTCTGTAGGTGGACTGGCAACTGATGAGATCAAAGTAATGCTTCCAAAACTGGAAAATGCTTTGAGTAGCCTGAAATAA
- a CDS encoding phospho-sugar mutase — MDTVEKAKLWLSETFDEETRNAVQLLIDSNSPDLEDSFYRELEFGTGGMRGIMGVGTNRLNKYTLGQATQGLANYMLQQFKGEEIKVAIAYDVRNNSKEFGKLVADVLTANGIKVLLFKDHRPTPELSFTVRDKKCNGGIVLTASHNPPEYNGYKVYWNDGAQIVPPNDEAIINEVYSVKFDEIRFDGNDDLIEWIGEEQDDVYIDACIENSTYQNVGKENLNIVFTSIHGTTYTTIPKALAKAGFRKVDLVKEQMIPSGNFPTVDSPNPEEPAALEMAMDLARITNADIVIGTDPDGDRLGIAVRNLDGEMQLLNGNQTNTILTYYILNEWRKQERITGKEFIGSTIVTSDIFYDIAQKFGVECKVGLTGFKWIGKMIREAEGTQKFVCGGEESFGFMTGDFVRDKDSCGSILLACEIAAWCKANGRTMYQYMIEIYQDLGMYYEGLINIVRKGKEGAEEIQNMMKDFRENPPKELAGSLVEEVKDFKEQTSLTVSSNEKKVMNDIPKSNVLIYYTQDGTKVCVRPSGTEPKIKFYVSVKDSITSEADFRDKLKSLEAKIAAVKTDLKLD, encoded by the coding sequence ATGGATACAGTTGAAAAAGCGAAACTTTGGTTAAGTGAGACGTTCGATGAAGAAACGAGAAATGCAGTACAGCTATTAATTGACAGCAATTCTCCGGATCTGGAAGATTCTTTCTACAGAGAACTGGAATTCGGAACAGGAGGAATGCGTGGGATAATGGGTGTAGGAACCAACCGCTTGAATAAATATACATTGGGACAGGCCACCCAGGGGCTTGCGAACTATATGTTGCAGCAGTTCAAAGGAGAAGAAATCAAAGTGGCCATTGCTTATGATGTCCGCAATAACTCAAAAGAATTCGGAAAACTTGTAGCAGATGTTTTAACCGCTAACGGAATTAAAGTATTGCTTTTCAAAGATCACAGACCGACTCCGGAATTGTCTTTCACAGTTCGTGATAAGAAATGTAACGGGGGAATTGTATTGACAGCTTCTCATAACCCACCTGAATATAATGGTTACAAAGTATACTGGAATGACGGAGCTCAGATTGTTCCGCCCAACGATGAAGCAATCATCAATGAAGTATATTCCGTAAAATTCGATGAGATCAGATTCGATGGAAATGATGACCTGATCGAATGGATCGGGGAAGAGCAGGATGATGTTTATATTGATGCTTGTATCGAAAACTCTACTTACCAGAATGTGGGTAAAGAAAACCTGAATATTGTATTTACTTCCATCCACGGAACTACTTATACCACCATTCCAAAAGCATTGGCGAAAGCAGGGTTCAGGAAAGTTGACCTTGTTAAAGAACAAATGATCCCAAGCGGAAATTTCCCGACTGTAGACTCTCCGAACCCGGAAGAGCCGGCAGCACTGGAAATGGCCATGGATCTTGCAAGAATCACCAATGCAGACATCGTAATCGGAACCGATCCGGATGGAGACCGACTGGGAATTGCTGTAAGAAATCTTGACGGTGAAATGCAGCTGCTGAACGGTAACCAGACCAATACGATCCTTACGTATTACATTCTGAACGAATGGAGAAAACAGGAAAGAATTACAGGAAAAGAATTCATTGGTTCTACCATCGTAACTTCCGATATTTTCTATGATATTGCTCAGAAATTCGGTGTAGAATGTAAAGTGGGTCTTACAGGATTCAAATGGATTGGAAAAATGATCCGTGAAGCAGAAGGAACACAGAAATTTGTTTGTGGTGGCGAAGAGAGTTTCGGTTTCATGACCGGAGATTTCGTACGTGATAAAGACTCTTGCGGAAGTATTCTTTTGGCATGTGAAATTGCAGCGTGGTGCAAAGCCAATGGAAGAACGATGTATCAATACATGATAGAAATTTATCAGGATCTTGGAATGTATTATGAAGGACTGATCAATATCGTAAGAAAAGGAAAAGAAGGTGCTGAAGAAATTCAGAATATGATGAAAGATTTCCGTGAAAATCCTCCAAAAGAATTGGCAGGTTCATTAGTGGAAGAAGTGAAGGATTTTAAAGAACAGACAAGCCTTACCGTTTCTTCGAATGAGAAAAAAGTAATGAATGATATTCCAAAATCCAATGTACTGATCTATTATACACAGGATGGAACAAAAGTTTGTGTACGACCTTCAGGTACAGAGCCGAAGATAAAATTCTACGTTTCTGTAAAAGATTCAATCACCTCAGAAGCGGATTTCAGAGATAAACTAAAATCACTGGAAGCTAAAATTGCAGCTGTTAAAACAGATTTAAAGCTGGATTAA
- a CDS encoding GIN domain-containing protein — MKKVLYTLMLAAVVSCGKVSPKGNIEKKDVDVSEFVNLDLSGKFRVFYARGPKNFVEIETYPNVAGNLDVDVKDKTLFIKEKRGTKGVDFYNVTIYSKYNLEKVAVSDSVEMNISSEIKTDNFRLNLKNYATFMGSVNTRRAEVEMQNRSRANFLGLTKDAVIKISDTASLIAPYWKITNLNIDSKNGNYAEVNVKDSLKGNIQNTAKFIYYNDPIRAFKVEKTTKVENKKLE; from the coding sequence ATGAAAAAAGTATTGTACACATTGATGCTGGCAGCGGTAGTTTCCTGCGGAAAAGTTTCTCCCAAAGGAAATATTGAAAAGAAAGATGTGGATGTTTCAGAATTTGTAAATCTCGATCTGAGCGGTAAATTCAGGGTATTTTATGCCAGAGGACCAAAAAACTTTGTGGAAATAGAAACTTACCCGAATGTTGCCGGTAACCTTGATGTGGATGTAAAAGACAAAACACTTTTCATTAAAGAAAAAAGAGGAACAAAAGGGGTAGATTTTTACAATGTAACGATCTATTCAAAATATAACCTTGAAAAAGTGGCGGTCTCGGATTCTGTAGAAATGAATATTTCAAGCGAAATTAAAACCGATAATTTCAGACTTAATCTGAAAAATTATGCTACCTTCATGGGATCTGTCAATACCAGAAGAGCAGAAGTGGAAATGCAGAACAGAAGCCGCGCCAACTTCCTGGGACTGACAAAAGATGCCGTGATAAAAATTTCAGACACAGCAAGTTTAATTGCTCCTTACTGGAAAATCACCAACCTGAATATCGATTCCAAAAACGGAAACTATGCAGAGGTTAATGTAAAAGACTCTTTGAAAGGAAATATTCAGAATACGGCAAAATTTATCTATTACAACGATCCCATCAGGGCGTTTAAAGTAGAGAAGACAACAAAGGTGGAAAACAAAAAACTGGAGTAG
- a CDS encoding glycosyltransferase family 2 protein has translation MNLSIVIPLLNEEDSLEELFSRIDNVCKISNLSYEIWFVDDGSTDLSWSIIENLKVQHPQVHAIKFSRNYGKSQALHAAFSRTNGDVVITMDADLQDFPEEIPELYNMVINENYDIVSGWKKKRFDNVMTKNIPSKLFNAAARKVSGVYLHDFNCGLKAYKKQVVKSVDVYGDMHRYIPVLAANAGFRRITEKEVQHQARPYGTSKFGTERFIRGFLDLVTLWFVSRFGGRPMHFFGAVGTLMFIFGFLSALWLGISKLIDVARGIYGHLITNNPWFFIALTMMILGTLLFVAGFLGEMIIRTNREHKNYNIDEVI, from the coding sequence ATGAATTTATCTATAGTTATTCCGTTACTGAACGAAGAAGATTCTCTGGAAGAACTTTTTTCAAGAATTGACAACGTTTGCAAAATCAGCAATTTATCTTATGAAATCTGGTTTGTAGACGATGGAAGTACGGATTTGTCGTGGAGCATTATTGAGAACTTAAAAGTACAGCATCCTCAGGTCCATGCCATTAAGTTTTCCAGAAATTACGGAAAATCACAGGCGCTTCATGCAGCCTTTTCAAGAACAAACGGAGATGTGGTAATCACCATGGATGCCGATTTACAGGATTTCCCTGAAGAAATTCCGGAGCTGTACAATATGGTGATCAATGAAAATTACGATATTGTTTCCGGATGGAAGAAGAAGCGTTTTGATAATGTAATGACCAAAAATATTCCGTCAAAGCTATTCAATGCAGCAGCAAGAAAAGTTTCGGGGGTGTATCTTCATGACTTCAACTGCGGGTTGAAAGCGTACAAAAAACAGGTGGTGAAATCTGTGGATGTATATGGCGATATGCACCGTTATATTCCTGTATTGGCGGCCAACGCAGGTTTCAGAAGAATCACAGAGAAAGAAGTACAGCACCAGGCAAGACCTTACGGAACTTCAAAATTCGGAACGGAGAGATTTATCAGAGGCTTTCTGGATCTGGTAACCCTTTGGTTTGTAAGCCGTTTTGGAGGAAGGCCGATGCATTTCTTCGGAGCTGTGGGAACTTTAATGTTTATTTTCGGTTTCCTTTCAGCGCTTTGGCTGGGAATTTCAAAGCTGATTGATGTTGCGAGAGGAATCTACGGACACTTAATCACCAATAACCCATGGTTTTTCATTGCCCTGACGATGATGATTCTGGGAACACTTCTGTTTGTGGCAGGATTCCTGGGAGAAATGATCATCAGAACCAACCGTGAGCATAAGAATTATAATATTGATGAAGTGATATAA
- a CDS encoding DUF4199 domain-containing protein: MTKSPSTLGIILFIATMIVFFVVYTFFSGINYFDISLKANAFVLPVLYAGAAFWSVKSYWNNHRVVSFKEAFKRAFIPMFIGGILSIFSIYAFLNFADTDAKKLLNYQYVQRQKSELDTEYTSARKILKHQKDIDELDQKYKERLQSFTPEAVKGKDMLTASHFSGYFAAILIFYVVLSVFFGAFFRTRTIHQPEETNQA; this comes from the coding sequence ATGACGAAAAGTCCATCAACACTAGGAATTATACTTTTTATTGCTACAATGATCGTTTTCTTTGTAGTATACACTTTTTTCTCAGGGATCAACTATTTTGATATCTCTCTGAAAGCCAATGCATTTGTTTTGCCCGTTTTATATGCCGGAGCCGCTTTCTGGTCCGTAAAATCATACTGGAACAACCATAGAGTAGTAAGTTTCAAAGAAGCTTTCAAAAGAGCATTTATTCCGATGTTCATCGGGGGAATTCTTTCCATTTTCAGTATTTATGCCTTTTTAAACTTTGCAGATACTGATGCCAAAAAACTGCTGAACTACCAGTATGTTCAAAGACAAAAATCAGAATTGGATACAGAGTATACTAGTGCGAGAAAGATCCTGAAGCATCAGAAAGATATTGATGAGCTGGATCAGAAGTATAAAGAAAGGCTTCAAAGCTTTACTCCAGAGGCTGTAAAAGGAAAAGATATGCTTACCGCAAGTCATTTTTCAGGATATTTTGCAGCAATTCTTATATTTTACGTAGTTTTGTCGGTGTTTTTCGGAGCGTTTTTCAGAACAAGAACCATTCATCAGCCCGAAGAAACAAATCAAGCCTAA
- a CDS encoding metal-dependent hydrolase: protein MKIQFLGQNCFLFTYKDKTILSDPFYNYKKAESGFDITAQKIDYILLTHAHGDHIADVAEVLQHYPEATVIGVPEVCGYFTQAKNTDDVNLGGSAKIDDLKISMVPAHHTSSFPDGSYGGVPVGYIFRLPEGKNIYLAGDTGVMADMELFPRLYGNIDLSILPIGSHYTMCPRKASFAAAELLKTPKVIGCHFDTFPAIEINHESALKHFADKNVELVLPKLGETFDF from the coding sequence ATGAAAATACAATTCTTAGGGCAAAATTGTTTCCTGTTCACGTACAAGGACAAAACAATTTTAAGTGACCCTTTCTACAATTACAAAAAAGCGGAATCAGGTTTTGATATTACCGCTCAGAAAATCGATTACATCCTGTTGACCCATGCCCATGGAGATCATATTGCAGATGTAGCGGAGGTATTACAGCATTACCCGGAAGCAACCGTAATCGGAGTACCGGAAGTATGCGGATATTTTACACAGGCAAAAAATACAGATGATGTGAACTTGGGAGGATCGGCAAAAATCGACGATCTTAAAATTTCCATGGTTCCGGCTCATCATACAAGTTCTTTCCCGGATGGAAGCTACGGAGGCGTTCCTGTAGGGTATATTTTCAGACTTCCTGAAGGTAAGAATATCTATCTGGCAGGAGATACGGGAGTAATGGCAGATATGGAGCTGTTTCCAAGGTTATACGGGAATATTGACCTTTCTATCCTTCCTATCGGGAGCCATTACACAATGTGCCCGAGAAAAGCGTCTTTTGCAGCTGCAGAATTATTAAAAACACCTAAGGTAATCGGATGTCATTTCGATACTTTCCCTGCCATTGAGATCAATCATGAAAGTGCATTAAAGCATTTTGCAGATAAAAATGTAGAACTTGTTTTACCAAAACTAGGGGAGACCTTCGATTTTTAA